One Microbacterium sp. W4I20 DNA window includes the following coding sequences:
- the era gene encoding GTPase Era, giving the protein MTEQTRSGFVTFVGRPNVGKSTLTNALVGEKIAITSEKPQTTRRAIRGIVNRPEGQLVIVDTPGIHKPRTLLGERLNDLVDQVLGDVDVIGFCVPATEKVGPGDRRIAASLDGYARAKKIAIVTKTDAAGRDEITERLLEVDALREDWAAVIPLSALTHDQLEVLADEVLSLMPKGPALYPEGITTDESQEDRIAEMIREAALDGVRDELPHSIAVVIDDIAPREGTDLTDVHASIVVERDSQKAIIIGHKGKRLSDVGARARVGIEKLLGTRVFLGLHVKVAKEWQRDPKQLGRLGF; this is encoded by the coding sequence ATGACTGAGCAGACGAGAAGCGGATTCGTGACCTTCGTGGGGCGGCCGAACGTGGGGAAGTCCACGCTGACGAACGCGCTGGTGGGCGAGAAGATCGCCATCACCAGCGAGAAGCCGCAGACGACACGGCGGGCGATCCGCGGCATCGTCAATCGTCCGGAGGGGCAGCTCGTCATCGTCGACACCCCGGGCATCCACAAGCCCCGCACCCTCCTCGGCGAGCGGCTGAACGACCTGGTCGATCAGGTCCTGGGCGACGTCGACGTCATCGGGTTCTGCGTGCCGGCGACCGAGAAGGTCGGCCCGGGAGATCGCCGCATCGCCGCATCGCTCGACGGCTACGCCCGCGCGAAGAAGATCGCGATCGTCACCAAGACCGACGCGGCGGGGCGCGACGAGATCACGGAGCGGCTGCTCGAGGTCGACGCGCTCCGGGAGGACTGGGCCGCCGTCATCCCGCTGTCCGCGCTGACCCACGATCAGCTCGAAGTGCTGGCCGACGAGGTGCTGAGCCTGATGCCGAAGGGGCCGGCTCTCTACCCCGAGGGCATCACGACCGATGAGTCGCAGGAAGACCGGATCGCGGAGATGATCCGTGAGGCTGCGCTCGACGGCGTACGCGATGAGCTGCCACACTCGATCGCCGTCGTGATCGATGACATCGCACCGCGTGAGGGCACCGACCTCACCGACGTGCATGCCTCGATCGTGGTCGAGCGCGACAGCCAGAAGGCGATCATCATCGGACACAAGGGCAAGCGTCTCAGCGACGTCGGTGCCCGTGCACGGGTCGGCATCGAGAAGCTGCTCGGCACCCGGGTGTTCCTGGGGCTGCACGTGAAGGTGGCGAAGGAATGGCAGCGCGATCCCAAGCAGCTGGGTCGACTCGGATTCTGA
- the leuA gene encoding 2-isopropylmalate synthase produces the protein MQNTQRPSAMPIHKYRPYHEQINVQLPDRTWPDARITEAPRWCAVDLRDGNQALIDPMSPERKRVMFELLVSMGYKEIEVGFPSASQTDFDFVRQLIEENLIPDDVTIQVLTQAREHLIERTYESIAGAKQAIVHLYNSTSVLQREVVFRTDKQGIIDIALEGARLCRRFEKTIPDTKVYYEYSPESYTGTELEFAVDVCNQVIEVFEPTPDRKVIINLPATVEMASPNVYADSIEWMSRHLAHRENVILSLHPHNDRGTAIAAAELGYMAGADRIEGCLFGNGERTGNVDIVALGINLFTQGIDPQIDFSDIDQVKRTVEYCNQLPVPERSPWAGDLVFTAFSGSHQDAIKKGFEAMAARAEAEGVTVDDIEWAVPYLPVDPKDLGRSYEAVIRVNSQSGKGGVAYLLKSDHAIDLPRKLQIEFSGVVQAKTDAEGGEVTSDQIWSIFNDEYLPADDATAKWGRFELLATQTRSDMSGEVVLDVVLRDDEQQLAVAGSGNGPVAAFVEVLRAQGFDITVYDYVEHALSAGGDAQAAAYVELQVGDQRLWGVGIDGDISTASLKAIVSGVNRSIRTRQQELATV, from the coding sequence ATGCAGAACACTCAGCGCCCGTCTGCGATGCCGATCCACAAGTATCGGCCGTACCACGAGCAGATCAACGTCCAGCTGCCTGACCGCACCTGGCCCGACGCCCGCATCACCGAGGCCCCTCGCTGGTGCGCGGTCGACCTCCGCGACGGCAACCAGGCGCTCATCGACCCGATGTCGCCCGAGCGCAAGCGCGTCATGTTCGAGCTGCTCGTCAGCATGGGCTACAAGGAGATCGAGGTCGGGTTCCCCTCGGCGAGCCAGACCGACTTCGACTTCGTGCGCCAGCTCATCGAAGAGAACCTGATCCCCGACGACGTCACCATCCAGGTGCTGACCCAGGCGCGCGAGCACCTCATCGAGCGCACGTACGAGTCGATCGCCGGCGCCAAGCAGGCCATCGTGCACCTGTACAACTCGACGAGCGTGCTGCAGCGCGAGGTCGTCTTCCGCACCGACAAGCAGGGCATCATCGACATCGCGCTCGAGGGAGCCCGCCTCTGCCGGAGGTTCGAGAAGACGATCCCTGACACGAAGGTCTACTACGAGTACTCGCCGGAGAGCTACACGGGCACCGAGCTCGAGTTCGCCGTCGACGTCTGCAACCAGGTGATCGAGGTGTTCGAGCCGACGCCCGACCGCAAGGTGATCATCAACCTGCCGGCGACGGTCGAGATGGCTTCGCCGAACGTCTACGCGGACTCGATCGAGTGGATGAGCCGTCACCTCGCCCACCGCGAGAACGTCATCCTGTCGCTGCATCCGCACAACGACCGCGGCACCGCGATCGCGGCGGCCGAACTCGGCTACATGGCCGGCGCCGACCGCATCGAGGGCTGCCTGTTCGGCAACGGCGAGCGCACCGGCAACGTCGACATCGTCGCGCTGGGCATCAACCTGTTCACGCAGGGCATCGACCCGCAGATCGACTTCAGCGACATCGACCAGGTCAAGCGCACGGTCGAGTACTGCAACCAGCTGCCGGTGCCTGAGCGCAGCCCGTGGGCCGGCGACCTCGTCTTCACCGCGTTCAGCGGATCGCACCAGGACGCGATCAAGAAGGGCTTCGAGGCGATGGCCGCGCGGGCAGAGGCGGAAGGCGTCACGGTCGACGACATCGAGTGGGCCGTGCCCTACCTGCCGGTCGACCCGAAGGACCTCGGTCGCTCGTACGAGGCGGTCATCCGCGTCAACTCGCAGTCCGGCAAGGGCGGCGTCGCGTACCTGCTGAAGTCGGACCACGCGATCGACCTGCCGCGGAAGCTGCAGATCGAGTTCTCCGGGGTCGTGCAGGCGAAGACGGATGCCGAGGGCGGCGAGGTCACGTCCGACCAGATCTGGTCGATCTTCAACGACGAGTACCTGCCCGCCGACGACGCCACCGCAAAGTGGGGACGCTTCGAGCTGCTCGCCACGCAGACCCGCAGCGACATGTCGGGCGAGGTCGTGCTCGACGTCGTGCTGCGTGACGACGAGCAGCAGCTCGCGGTCGCGGGCTCGGGCAACGGCCCGGTCGCCGCGTTCGTCGAGGTGCTGCGCGCGCAGGGCTTCGACATCACGGTCTACGACTACGTGGAGCACGCTCTCAGCGCGGGTGGGGACGCGCAGGCGGCGGCCTATGTCGAGCTGCAGGTCGGCGACCAGCGCCTGTGGGGCGTCGGCATCGACGGCGACATCTCGACCGCGTCGCTCAAGGCGATCGTGTCGGGCGTGAACCGGTCGATCCGTACCCGCCAGCAGGAGCTGGCCACGGTCTGA
- a CDS encoding glutathione peroxidase, whose amino-acid sequence MTDSALRSIPFTDAQGNEKTLDDFGADVVLVVNVASKCGLTPQYEQLEELQRLYGDRGFSVVGFPSNQFLQESGSIEQILEFCSTTYGVSFPVNGKVKVNGRNASDLYKALKEAPDANGKAGRVEWNFEKFLVLPDGEVLRFRPKQKPDDPEIVSAIEAALPR is encoded by the coding sequence ATGACCGATTCTGCGCTCCGCTCGATCCCGTTCACCGATGCCCAGGGCAACGAGAAGACCCTCGACGACTTCGGCGCCGACGTCGTCCTGGTGGTGAATGTCGCGTCCAAGTGCGGTCTCACCCCGCAGTATGAGCAGCTCGAGGAGTTGCAGCGTCTCTACGGCGACCGCGGCTTCAGCGTGGTCGGCTTCCCCAGCAACCAGTTCCTGCAGGAGTCCGGCTCCATCGAGCAGATCCTCGAGTTCTGCTCCACGACCTACGGTGTCTCGTTCCCGGTGAACGGGAAGGTCAAGGTCAACGGACGCAACGCCTCCGACCTGTATAAGGCGCTGAAGGAAGCTCCGGATGCGAATGGCAAGGCCGGACGCGTGGAGTGGAACTTCGAGAAGTTCCTCGTGCTCCCCGACGGTGAGGTCCTGCGCTTCCGTCCGAAGCAGAAGCCGGATGACCCGGAGATCGTCAGCGCGATCGAGGCGGCTCTCCCCCGCTAG
- a CDS encoding isoprenyl transferase yields the protein MSPKPYTHKDAVAYRPLDWTGVRPPVFRAVPEHVAIVMDGNGRWANRRGLNRVEGHKAGEEVLLDVVAGAIQAGVKHLSVYAFSTENWARSPEEVRFLMGYNRDVLHRRRDQLNEWGVRVRWAGRKPRLWGSVIKELQYAEELTRGNDVLTLTMCVNYGGRVELVDAMRALAADVAAGRIKPNAISEKMIRRNLYVPDMPDVDLFVRSSGEQRTSNFLLWESAYAEMVFLDTLWPDFSREELWRAIGIYLSRDRRFGGAIDTPAGS from the coding sequence GTGAGCCCCAAGCCCTACACGCACAAGGACGCCGTGGCTTACCGCCCGCTCGACTGGACGGGGGTACGTCCGCCGGTCTTCCGTGCGGTGCCCGAGCATGTCGCGATCGTGATGGACGGCAACGGCCGCTGGGCGAACCGTCGGGGGCTCAATCGGGTCGAAGGGCACAAGGCCGGCGAGGAAGTGCTGCTCGACGTCGTGGCCGGAGCCATCCAGGCCGGCGTGAAGCACCTGTCCGTGTACGCGTTCTCCACCGAGAATTGGGCGCGTTCTCCCGAGGAGGTCCGCTTCCTCATGGGCTACAACCGCGACGTGCTGCATCGCCGACGCGACCAGCTCAACGAGTGGGGCGTGCGGGTGCGCTGGGCCGGTCGCAAGCCGCGCCTGTGGGGGAGCGTCATCAAGGAGCTGCAGTACGCCGAGGAGCTGACGCGCGGCAACGACGTGCTCACTCTCACCATGTGCGTCAACTACGGCGGTCGCGTCGAGCTCGTGGACGCGATGCGGGCGCTCGCGGCCGACGTCGCGGCCGGACGGATCAAGCCGAACGCCATCAGCGAGAAGATGATCCGGCGCAACCTCTACGTCCCCGACATGCCCGATGTGGACCTGTTTGTGCGCAGCTCGGGGGAGCAGCGCACCTCGAACTTCCTGCTGTGGGAGTCGGCGTACGCCGAGATGGTGTTCCTCGACACGCTGTGGCCCGACTTCTCGCGCGAGGAGCTGTGGCGCGCGATCGGGATCTACCTCTCTCGGGACCGTCGTTTCGGCGGAGCGATCGACACTCCGGCGGGGTCCTGA
- a CDS encoding trimeric intracellular cation channel family protein: protein MTEPLFTIPLWADLLGVGLGGVQGALFASGFQGQRRLDWLGVAIIGIMIGMGGGLIRDILLGQTPATLQSNWYLVTATGAALLGMLLAGLFTRLNTVIVVLDAVVIGMFGAFGTSKALGFGIPPVPAVFIGVCAAVGGSVLRDMLMGLPTAIMHVGSLYAVAAGAGCAFIVIASGFGMSITLAAILGIVVTAVIRVLAVSFDVSLPEQRRIYRRKVAAETGAIAIVKPRD, encoded by the coding sequence GTGACCGAACCGCTCTTCACCATTCCGCTCTGGGCGGACCTCCTCGGCGTCGGCCTCGGCGGGGTGCAGGGCGCACTGTTCGCCTCGGGGTTCCAGGGTCAGCGCCGGCTGGACTGGCTGGGCGTCGCGATCATCGGCATCATGATTGGCATGGGTGGCGGTCTCATCCGCGACATCCTGCTCGGTCAGACACCGGCCACGCTGCAGAGCAACTGGTACCTCGTGACGGCGACGGGCGCCGCACTGCTCGGGATGCTGCTCGCCGGACTCTTCACCCGTCTCAACACCGTGATCGTGGTGCTGGATGCCGTGGTCATCGGCATGTTCGGCGCCTTCGGCACGAGCAAGGCGCTCGGGTTCGGCATCCCGCCCGTTCCCGCGGTCTTCATCGGCGTCTGCGCAGCCGTGGGAGGCAGCGTGCTGCGCGACATGCTGATGGGCCTGCCGACCGCGATCATGCACGTCGGGTCGCTGTACGCGGTCGCCGCCGGCGCGGGTTGCGCCTTCATCGTGATCGCGAGCGGCTTCGGGATGTCGATCACGCTCGCCGCAATCCTCGGCATCGTCGTCACGGCGGTCATCCGCGTGCTGGCGGTGAGCTTCGACGTCTCCCTGCCGGAGCAGCGCCGCATCTACCGGCGGAAGGTCGCCGCCGAGACCGGTGCCATCGCGATCGTCAAGCCCCGCGACTGA
- a CDS encoding RNA polymerase sigma factor, which produces MRERGGDPDTLREEAFTRVFDAHWAAVRHHIECVVADDTEVSEIVSEVFLLAWSKLKPARPMGRVWLLRAAERRVRARPGPALTLQSAVDAVHAGVSGDPDAPGRVGRAEVVRALGVLTPREARIIMLTYWDGLAEGEIAELLRAPESRVRKTLGRARDRLRAELGLEGGTVDDV; this is translated from the coding sequence ATGAGGGAGCGCGGCGGAGACCCGGACACGCTGCGCGAGGAGGCCTTCACTCGAGTCTTCGACGCGCACTGGGCGGCCGTACGACACCACATCGAGTGCGTCGTCGCGGACGACACCGAGGTGTCGGAGATCGTGTCGGAGGTGTTCCTGCTGGCGTGGTCGAAGCTCAAGCCGGCTCGCCCGATGGGTCGGGTCTGGCTGCTTCGCGCGGCGGAGCGGCGCGTGCGCGCGCGTCCCGGCCCTGCTTTGACCCTGCAGTCGGCGGTGGATGCCGTTCACGCCGGCGTCTCCGGAGACCCCGATGCTCCTGGGCGGGTGGGGCGGGCTGAGGTCGTCCGGGCTTTGGGTGTCCTCACTCCGCGTGAGGCGCGTATCATCATGCTCACGTACTGGGATGGACTCGCGGAGGGGGAGATCGCGGAGTTGTTGCGCGCTCCTGAGTCCCGGGTGCGGAAGACGCTGGGCCGTGCGCGGGACAGACTGCGCGCGGAGCTCGGGCTGGAGGGGGGAACAGTTGATGACGTCTGA
- a CDS encoding NADP-dependent oxidoreductase has translation MTDAEMAMARHWIAMSSGAPENWQFVEYDAAIPAHGEVTIRVHAAGVNPADAKHVAAERPGVEFPTPIGYEVSGELTAIGPDTLSGSGHAEVGDEVVSFRVRGGYATALTVPAEKVFAKPTTLTHPEAANLLLVGTTAAEMLAVTGAAPGETILLHGASGAVGVSVLQQARLRGIRVIGTASEGRFDEVERFGGVPVRYGAGLAERVREVADGPIAAALDAVGTDEAIDVSLELVADRSRIVTIAAFGRAASDCILAIAGSMPDSARFRDEVRGELVALAQNGDLVVPMARTFPLDQAPEAHRFLATGHPGGKIALIP, from the coding sequence ATGACTGATGCGGAGATGGCGATGGCTCGACACTGGATAGCGATGTCATCCGGCGCTCCCGAGAATTGGCAGTTCGTCGAGTACGACGCGGCAATCCCAGCCCACGGCGAGGTGACGATCCGCGTCCACGCGGCGGGCGTCAACCCGGCGGATGCCAAGCATGTCGCAGCCGAGCGGCCCGGGGTCGAGTTCCCGACGCCGATCGGTTACGAGGTCTCCGGGGAACTCACCGCGATCGGACCCGACACGCTGAGCGGATCGGGCCACGCCGAAGTCGGAGACGAGGTCGTCTCGTTCCGGGTCCGCGGCGGCTATGCGACAGCGCTCACCGTGCCCGCCGAGAAGGTGTTCGCGAAGCCGACCACTCTCACGCATCCTGAGGCGGCGAACCTTCTCCTCGTGGGGACCACAGCGGCCGAGATGCTCGCGGTGACGGGAGCCGCCCCCGGCGAGACGATCCTGCTGCACGGCGCATCGGGTGCGGTCGGGGTGAGCGTCCTGCAGCAGGCCCGACTTCGCGGCATCCGCGTGATCGGCACCGCGAGCGAGGGGCGGTTCGACGAGGTCGAGCGGTTCGGGGGTGTCCCGGTGCGCTACGGAGCGGGTCTCGCCGAGCGCGTGCGCGAGGTGGCCGACGGGCCGATCGCCGCGGCGCTCGATGCTGTCGGGACCGATGAGGCGATCGACGTGTCGCTCGAACTGGTCGCAGACCGCAGTCGCATCGTGACGATCGCGGCATTCGGCCGTGCCGCGTCGGACTGCATCCTCGCCATCGCGGGATCGATGCCTGACAGCGCCCGGTTCCGCGACGAAGTGCGTGGCGAGCTGGTCGCCCTGGCACAGAACGGCGATCTGGTCGTGCCCATGGCTCGCACATTCCCCCTGGACCAGGCGCCGGAGGCACACCGATTCCTCGCGACGGGTCACCCCGGTGGCAAGATCGCGCTGATCCCGTAG
- a CDS encoding DsbA family protein: MSEPISIDIWSDIACPWCYIGKRNLEKGLEAVSADEDAPEVTVTFHSFELSPDTPVDFDGDEIDFLAGHKGMPRDQVEQMLSNVTGVAANAGLEYRFDLLQHTNTVKAHELLHFAKAEGVQHAMEERLMSAYFTEGKHVGRIDDLVELAVEVGLDADGAREALENETYLAAVRQDQAQARAYGIQGVPFFVVDGQYGISGAQPPEAFENVLRDLWAKRDEPVEA; the protein is encoded by the coding sequence GTGAGCGAACCCATCTCTATCGACATCTGGTCCGACATCGCCTGCCCGTGGTGCTACATCGGCAAGCGCAACCTGGAGAAGGGCCTCGAAGCCGTCTCCGCCGACGAGGATGCCCCCGAGGTCACCGTCACCTTCCACTCCTTCGAGCTGTCGCCCGACACTCCCGTCGACTTCGACGGCGACGAGATCGACTTCCTGGCCGGTCACAAGGGCATGCCGCGTGACCAGGTCGAGCAGATGCTCTCGAACGTGACGGGCGTCGCGGCGAACGCGGGGCTCGAGTACCGCTTCGACCTGCTGCAGCACACCAACACGGTGAAGGCGCACGAGCTGCTGCACTTCGCCAAGGCCGAGGGTGTGCAGCACGCGATGGAGGAGCGCCTCATGTCGGCGTACTTCACCGAGGGCAAGCACGTCGGCCGCATCGACGACCTCGTCGAGCTCGCGGTCGAGGTGGGGCTGGACGCCGACGGCGCGCGCGAGGCCCTCGAGAACGAGACCTATCTCGCCGCGGTCCGGCAGGACCAGGCACAGGCACGTGCCTACGGAATCCAGGGCGTGCCGTTCTTCGTCGTCGACGGACAGTACGGCATCAGCGGCGCGCAGCCGCCCGAGGCCTTCGAGAACGTGCTCCGCGACCTGTGGGCGAAGCGGGACGAGCCCGTCGAGGCCTGA
- a CDS encoding AAA family ATPase has translation MLTADDPLPIRPERVLIAGVTGSGKTTLAARIGEAWRLRHVEIDALFHGPNWTPRPEFLDDVQSFAAEDRWVTEWQYTSKGTDEILPPRAQLVVWLDYPYRVVRWRLVRRTLARGILRTPLWNGNVEKPIWRMLNGDPEENILLWQTNTLHKWGERMPEVVERFPHLTIVRLRHPRQTEAWLRAQDPAGVSIAPPKRRSRER, from the coding sequence ATGCTCACCGCCGACGATCCTCTGCCCATCCGGCCGGAGCGGGTGCTGATCGCGGGCGTCACCGGATCGGGGAAGACCACGCTGGCGGCTCGCATCGGCGAAGCCTGGAGGCTACGCCACGTCGAGATCGATGCGCTGTTCCACGGGCCGAACTGGACGCCACGACCGGAGTTCCTCGACGACGTGCAGTCGTTCGCCGCGGAGGACCGCTGGGTCACCGAGTGGCAGTACACCAGCAAGGGGACCGACGAGATCCTCCCTCCGCGCGCCCAGCTCGTCGTCTGGCTCGACTACCCGTATCGCGTGGTCCGGTGGCGTCTGGTGCGCCGCACGCTCGCCCGCGGCATCCTGCGCACTCCGCTGTGGAACGGCAACGTCGAGAAGCCGATCTGGCGGATGCTGAACGGAGATCCGGAGGAGAACATCCTGCTCTGGCAGACGAACACGCTCCACAAGTGGGGCGAGCGGATGCCGGAGGTCGTCGAGCGCTTCCCGCATCTCACGATCGTGCGGCTGCGGCATCCGCGGCAGACCGAGGCGTGGCTCCGGGCTCAGGACCCCGCCGGAGTGTCGATCGCTCCGCCGAAACGACGGTCCCGAGAGAGGTAG
- the recO gene encoding DNA repair protein RecO: MPTYRDEVVILRTHKLGEADRIVTMLSRRHGKVRAVAKGVRRTSSKFGSRLEPFMVADVQLYQGRSLDIVQQAESLGSYGTDIAAHYDRFTSANAMVETADRLSDSEATPDQYLLLVGGLRALSRGEHVPRSILDSYLLRVMSLSGWAPSLDDCARCGTPGPHSTFVVQLGGLVCPNCSPAGSPRVAEKTLALLRALIAGDWELIDAASPVETAAASGLVGAYAQWHLERGIRSLSHVSDIRGEQAR, from the coding sequence GTGCCCACCTACCGAGACGAAGTGGTGATCCTGCGCACCCACAAGCTGGGTGAGGCCGATCGCATCGTCACCATGCTCTCGCGTCGACACGGCAAGGTGCGGGCGGTGGCGAAGGGTGTGCGGCGCACGTCGTCGAAGTTCGGGTCGCGGCTGGAACCGTTCATGGTCGCCGACGTGCAGCTCTACCAGGGGCGTTCTCTCGACATCGTGCAGCAGGCCGAGTCGCTCGGCTCGTACGGTACCGACATCGCCGCGCACTACGACCGCTTCACCTCGGCGAATGCGATGGTGGAGACAGCCGACCGCCTGAGCGACTCCGAGGCGACACCCGATCAGTATCTGCTCCTCGTCGGCGGCCTCAGGGCCCTGTCGCGCGGCGAGCACGTACCGCGCAGCATCCTCGATTCCTACCTCCTCCGGGTGATGTCGCTGTCGGGGTGGGCCCCGTCGCTCGACGACTGCGCCCGCTGCGGCACGCCGGGTCCGCACTCGACGTTCGTCGTGCAGCTCGGTGGCCTGGTGTGCCCGAACTGCTCGCCGGCGGGCAGCCCGCGGGTGGCTGAGAAGACGTTGGCCCTGCTCCGCGCCCTGATCGCCGGGGACTGGGAGCTCATCGATGCGGCGTCCCCGGTCGAGACGGCGGCAGCGTCCGGACTCGTCGGCGCCTACGCGCAATGGCACCTGGAGCGCGGCATCCGCTCGCTCTCGCACGTTTCCGACATCCGAGGAGAACAAGCACGGTGA
- a CDS encoding GIY-YIG nuclease family protein — translation MPFVYILKCRDGSFYTGSTVDLEFRLAQHQFGEGGDYTRRRRPVELVWSSELSRVDEAFGWERRIHGWSRAKKILLIEGRYDELPGWSKRQRRERDTG, via the coding sequence ATGCCGTTCGTCTACATCCTGAAATGCCGCGACGGAAGTTTCTATACGGGAAGCACCGTCGACCTCGAGTTCCGTCTCGCCCAGCACCAGTTCGGCGAAGGCGGGGACTACACGAGACGACGCCGCCCCGTCGAACTCGTCTGGAGCAGCGAGCTCTCCCGAGTCGACGAAGCGTTCGGCTGGGAACGACGTATTCATGGATGGTCGCGAGCGAAGAAGATCCTGCTGATCGAGGGCCGCTATGACGAACTCCCCGGCTGGAGCAAGCGGCAGCGACGGGAACGGGACACCGGCTGA
- a CDS encoding metallophosphoesterase family protein gives MSDRLPISRRTVLTAGALGALGTALPLSADPASASSSASSSASAAGSVSAGPRPGASQLRFRADGTFKVVQFNDTQDDELTDRRTVELIEKVLDQEKPDFVVINGDVITGGCETRLAVKQAINNVVWPMESRRIPWAVTYGNHDEDSLPQSGVDEAGMLKIYRSYEYNVNAESTRGVTGTSNTIVSIASSAKKKREAFALWLMDAGRYAPETIAGQNFDGYPTWDWLRMDQVAWYREQSQQLEKRRGRKVPGLMFLHIALWEHRFMWWGGVDTRTEADAARGKARHGIAGERNEDECPGPFNSGMYNAIVERGDVKGVFVGHDHVNDYVGDYYGVLLGYAPGTGFGAYGLDGAERNRMRGGRVFELTESGEEVSIATRVAYARDLGIDLTANDQPMKPLPLAPRQQRV, from the coding sequence ATGTCCGACCGACTGCCGATCAGCCGGCGAACCGTCCTCACCGCCGGAGCGCTCGGCGCTCTCGGCACCGCGCTGCCCCTCAGCGCCGACCCGGCGTCCGCGAGCTCGTCCGCATCCTCGTCGGCATCGGCTGCAGGCTCCGTGTCGGCGGGGCCACGCCCCGGCGCCTCGCAGCTGCGGTTCCGCGCCGACGGGACCTTCAAGGTGGTGCAGTTCAATGACACGCAGGACGACGAGCTCACCGACCGGCGCACGGTCGAACTGATCGAGAAGGTGCTCGACCAGGAGAAGCCCGACTTCGTGGTCATCAACGGCGACGTCATCACCGGCGGTTGCGAGACGCGGCTCGCCGTGAAGCAGGCGATCAACAACGTCGTCTGGCCGATGGAGTCGCGCCGTATCCCGTGGGCGGTCACCTACGGCAACCACGACGAGGACTCGCTTCCCCAGTCGGGTGTCGACGAGGCGGGGATGCTGAAGATCTACCGCTCGTACGAGTACAACGTGAATGCCGAGAGCACCCGCGGAGTCACCGGCACCAGCAACACCATCGTCTCGATCGCGTCGTCGGCCAAGAAGAAGCGCGAGGCGTTCGCGCTGTGGCTGATGGATGCGGGTCGCTACGCCCCGGAGACCATCGCCGGCCAGAACTTCGACGGCTACCCGACCTGGGACTGGCTGCGCATGGACCAGGTCGCCTGGTACCGCGAGCAGTCGCAGCAGCTCGAGAAGCGCCGAGGCCGCAAGGTGCCCGGCCTCATGTTCCTCCACATCGCCCTGTGGGAGCACCGCTTCATGTGGTGGGGTGGCGTCGACACGCGTACGGAGGCGGATGCTGCGCGCGGCAAGGCGCGCCACGGCATCGCCGGAGAGCGCAACGAGGACGAGTGCCCCGGGCCCTTCAACTCGGGCATGTACAACGCGATCGTCGAACGCGGCGATGTGAAGGGCGTCTTCGTGGGCCACGACCACGTGAACGACTACGTCGGCGACTACTACGGCGTGCTGCTCGGCTACGCGCCCGGCACCGGCTTCGGCGCCTACGGACTCGACGGGGCCGAGCGCAACCGGATGCGCGGGGGTCGTGTGTTCGAACTCACCGAGTCGGGAGAAGAGGTGTCGATCGCGACGCGCGTGGCCTACGCGCGCGACCTCGGCATCGACCTGACCGCGAACGACCAGCCCATGAAGCCGCTGCCTCTCGCCCCGCGCCAGCAGCGCGTCTGA